One genomic segment of Helicobacter enhydrae includes these proteins:
- the holA gene encoding DNA polymerase III subunit delta: protein MRRQELENFLKTQTPNATLLYGDGVFWIQHYASQIAKQTTQPENISKFYFGEYDYALVLSLLGQSSLFGDRTLVILKIDKKISKKELQALVKATQSNTDNFLLIEFYHNEARTSGEYSKDCKEMASAFNGAGAIEVRFFKPSLQESQLILAQKAKEHQLQISGQTLTYLLNLQNGDLGIALKELEKFSHYNHQITHKDIDALCSSLGNLEFDDLLKALLEKKQVLPIYAQLEEEGLDEMELLNAIASYFYRLFVIFAHMRISGNIDLKEILGYIPPRHIAERYTREASSLREWQYQHIFEALLDWRLAIFAGKGKALNAIIALNKLQEILR from the coding sequence ATGAGAAGACAAGAGTTAGAGAATTTTTTGAAAACACAGACGCCAAATGCCACGCTACTCTATGGCGATGGGGTTTTTTGGATCCAACACTATGCGTCTCAAATCGCCAAGCAAACAACACAGCCAGAAAATATTTCAAAATTTTATTTTGGCGAATATGATTATGCTTTGGTGCTTAGTCTTTTGGGGCAATCCTCGCTTTTTGGAGATCGCACTCTTGTGATTCTAAAAATAGACAAAAAGATTTCCAAAAAAGAGCTACAAGCACTAGTGAAAGCCACACAAAGCAATACGGACAATTTTTTGCTCATCGAGTTTTATCACAATGAAGCCAGAACCAGCGGAGAATACTCCAAAGACTGCAAAGAAATGGCAAGTGCTTTCAATGGAGCGGGTGCGATTGAAGTGCGTTTCTTCAAACCCAGCCTGCAAGAATCCCAGCTAATACTTGCACAAAAAGCCAAAGAACACCAGCTCCAAATCAGTGGGCAAACCCTCACCTATCTCCTCAACCTCCAAAACGGAGACCTCGGCATTGCCCTCAAAGAGCTTGAAAAATTCAGCCATTACAACCACCAAATCACGCACAAAGACATCGACGCACTTTGCTCTAGTCTAGGCAATCTAGAATTTGATGATTTGCTCAAAGCATTGCTAGAAAAAAAACAAGTCCTCCCTATCTATGCCCAGCTTGAGGAAGAGGGGCTCGATGAAATGGAATTGCTCAATGCGATCGCTTCTTATTTTTATCGACTTTTTGTAATTTTTGCCCATATGCGTATCAGCGGTAACATCGACCTCAAAGAGATTTTGGGCTACATCCCGCCAAGACATATCGCAGAGAGATATACGCGTGAGGCAAGTTCTTTGCGTGAGTGGCAATATCAACATATCTTTGAGGCTTTGCTAGATTGGAGATTGGCAATCTTTGCGGGTAAGGGCAAGGCGTTGAACGCAATCATCGCTTTAAATAAACTTCAAGAAATTTTACGCTAA
- a CDS encoding single-stranded DNA-binding protein translates to MYNKVIIVGNLTRDVELRYLPSGSAIATLGIASNRRYKKQDGTQGDETCFVDAKLFGRTAEVANQYLRKGSKILIEGRLTFESWTDQTGAKRSRHIITAEAMQMLDTRADNGSYAPRNNDTPPQEDYTSANYAQHNPTPNHQYTQNIPEINIDDDEIPF, encoded by the coding sequence ATGTATAACAAAGTGATTATTGTTGGGAATCTAACGCGTGATGTGGAGTTGAGGTATTTGCCTAGTGGCAGTGCGATTGCGACACTTGGTATCGCTTCAAATCGTCGCTACAAAAAACAAGATGGCACACAAGGCGATGAAACTTGTTTCGTGGATGCGAAGCTATTTGGACGCACTGCAGAAGTTGCCAATCAGTATCTTAGGAAGGGGAGCAAGATTTTGATTGAGGGGCGTTTGACTTTTGAGAGTTGGACAGACCAAACTGGAGCGAAGCGTTCTAGACACATCATCACCGCAGAGGCTATGCAAATGCTTGACACGCGTGCAGACAATGGCTCGTATGCTCCACGCAATAACGATACGCCGCCTCAAGAGGACTACACAAGTGCCAATTACGCTCAACATAACCCAACACCAAATCATCAATATACGCAAAATATTCCTGAAATCAATATTGATGATGACGAAATCCCATTCTAG
- the rpsF gene encoding 30S ribosomal protein S6 produces the protein MKHYETMFILKPTLTEEEIKAKIEFYKEAITKNGGAIETCLDMGMRNLAYEIKKNKRGYYFVIYFKAEPALILELERLYRINEDVLRFIVIKYVSKKEQKAWETLVDKANNPAKYAKKPKKEESKPPRETAKQETEAVETAVATQEV, from the coding sequence ATGAAACATTATGAAACGATGTTTATCCTCAAGCCCACTCTCACAGAAGAAGAGATAAAGGCTAAGATCGAGTTTTACAAAGAGGCGATTACAAAAAATGGCGGTGCGATTGAAACTTGCCTTGATATGGGTATGAGAAACCTTGCCTATGAAATCAAGAAAAACAAACGCGGTTATTATTTTGTGATTTATTTCAAGGCAGAGCCTGCATTGATTCTAGAGCTTGAGAGACTTTATAGAATCAACGAAGATGTTTTGCGATTTATTGTGATCAAATATGTGAGCAAAAAAGAGCAAAAAGCTTGGGAAACTTTGGTGGATAAAGCCAACAATCCTGCAAAATATGCCAAAAAACCCAAAAAAGAAGAGTCTAAGCCTCCGCGAGAAACAGCGAAACAAGAAACAGAGGCTGTAGAAACTGCAGTGGCAACACAAGAGGTATAA
- a CDS encoding glycosyltransferase family A protein: protein MKPHIYVVVPFYNVEKYLQDCIQSILHQSYQNTSIILVNDGSTDKSGEIAKKYLNHSHITLICKENGGLSSARNAGIEEVLKNNPKRDDILVFLDSDDMIGEGFLVSMVENATKYPDADILLGGVQFISEEGKPLERYTRQDSSCRAMEYLASIEGNYFAFSWGGGG, encoded by the coding sequence ATGAAACCACATATTTATGTTGTTGTTCCATTTTATAATGTTGAAAAATATCTTCAAGATTGCATTCAATCCATACTTCATCAAAGCTATCAAAATACCTCAATCATTTTAGTGAATGATGGAAGCACAGACAAGAGTGGAGAGATTGCCAAAAAATATCTAAACCATTCACACATCACTTTGATTTGCAAAGAAAATGGAGGTTTGAGCAGTGCAAGAAATGCCGGAATTGAAGAAGTGTTGAAAAATAATCCAAAAAGAGATGATATTCTAGTTTTTCTTGATTCTGATGATATGATAGGTGAAGGTTTTTTGGTCTCTATGGTAGAAAATGCCACAAAATATCCTGATGCAGATATATTGCTGGGGGGAGTGCAGTTTATAAGCGAAGAAGGCAAACCATTGGAAAGATACACAAGGCAAGACTCAAGTTGTAGAGCGATGGAATATCTTGCTTCAATCGAAGGAAATTATTTTGCTTTTAGTTGGGGGGGGGGGGGATAA